The following are from one region of the Thermoflexus hugenholtzii JAD2 genome:
- a CDS encoding ABC transporter substrate-binding protein, giving the protein MLRRILIGIAIGLGLVACQPSAGARPLSVRFGALPILDVLPVYVAQTEGYFAQEGLEVEVIPAASAAERDQLMQAGRIDAMVNDTVSTLFYNKEKAQIYVVRIARQAYPEAPQYFILANPNAGIQSPQDLKGVEIAISQGTVIEYMTDRILERAGLKPGDYRTVHIPRIPDRLQALMEGRVKAATLPDPFATLAIQQGAQVVADDREVRSISLSVLSFRAEVVERNPEAARRFLQAWDRAVAAIRANPEKYAGLLAEKQLVPQPLVGTYRLPPYPDRALPTREQFSDVIAWARAKGLLQADIPYERLVREVR; this is encoded by the coding sequence ATGCTTCGACGGATCCTCATCGGCATCGCCATCGGCCTGGGGCTCGTCGCCTGTCAGCCCTCCGCGGGCGCCCGTCCGCTCTCCGTGCGGTTCGGCGCGCTGCCCATCCTGGACGTGTTGCCCGTATATGTGGCCCAGACAGAAGGGTATTTCGCCCAGGAGGGCCTGGAGGTGGAGGTGATCCCAGCCGCCTCGGCGGCCGAGCGGGATCAGCTGATGCAGGCCGGCCGCATCGATGCCATGGTCAACGACACCGTCTCCACCCTTTTCTACAACAAGGAGAAAGCTCAGATCTACGTGGTCCGCATCGCCCGTCAGGCATATCCCGAAGCCCCTCAGTATTTCATCCTGGCCAACCCCAACGCCGGGATCCAGAGCCCTCAGGATCTCAAGGGCGTGGAGATCGCCATCTCCCAGGGCACGGTTATCGAATACATGACCGACCGCATCCTGGAGCGGGCGGGTCTGAAGCCCGGGGATTATCGGACCGTTCACATCCCGCGGATCCCGGACCGGCTGCAGGCGCTGATGGAGGGTCGAGTGAAGGCCGCCACCCTCCCGGATCCTTTCGCCACGCTGGCCATCCAGCAGGGCGCGCAGGTGGTCGCGGATGACCGGGAGGTGCGGTCCATCTCCTTGAGCGTGCTCAGCTTCCGGGCGGAGGTGGTGGAGCGGAACCCGGAGGCGGCCCGACGCTTCCTCCAGGCCTGGGATCGAGCGGTGGCGGCCATCCGGGCGAACCCGGAAAAATACGCCGGCCTCCTGGCGGAGAAGCAGCTGGTGCCCCAGCCTTTGGTGGGGACCTACCGGCTGCCTCCGTATCCGGATCGAGCGCTGCCGACCCGGGAGCAGTTCTCGGATGTGATCGCCTGGGCCCGGGCCAAAGGCCTGCTGCAGGCGGACATCCCCTATGAGCGCCTGGTGCGGGAGGTCCGCTGA
- the rpsO gene encoding 30S ribosomal protein S15 — protein MSLSKEEKQQLIEMFRRHESDTGSPEVQIAILTERINRLTEHLKQHKHDEHSRVGLLKLVSKRRRQLRYLARVDPQRYRAILERLGLRK, from the coding sequence GTGAGCCTGTCGAAAGAGGAAAAGCAGCAGCTGATCGAGATGTTCCGGCGCCACGAGTCGGACACCGGTTCGCCGGAGGTGCAGATCGCCATTCTGACCGAGCGGATCAATCGCCTGACCGAGCATCTCAAACAGCATAAGCACGATGAGCATTCCCGGGTCGGCCTCCTGAAGCTGGTCAGCAAGCGCCGGCGCCAGCTTCGCTACCTGGCCCGGGTGGATCCGCAACGCTATCGCGCGATCCTGGAGCGGCTGGGCTTGCGCAAATGA
- a CDS encoding c-type cytochrome yields the protein MPGFGDRLSEEEIERLLGYLRTLEGEPTFARTPVPPDPGAVARGRALFRQRCASCHLEGRRLPGTGLGFEPPASVPVDEVRRHIPAFIARQIREGGGQMPAVGADLAEEEVADLIAYLSALAIGSEGP from the coding sequence ATGCCGGGCTTTGGCGACCGACTGAGCGAGGAGGAGATCGAGCGCCTGCTCGGCTACCTGAGGACGCTGGAAGGGGAGCCAACCTTCGCCCGGACCCCTGTTCCTCCGGACCCGGGGGCGGTGGCTCGGGGACGGGCCCTTTTCCGGCAGCGCTGCGCGTCGTGCCATCTCGAAGGCAGGCGTTTGCCGGGGACCGGCCTGGGCTTCGAGCCACCGGCTTCCGTGCCGGTGGATGAAGTCCGGCGCCACATCCCGGCCTTCATCGCCCGGCAGATCCGGGAGGGCGGAGGTCAGATGCCGGCCGTCGGGGCGGACCTCGCAGAAGAAGAGGTGGCGGACCTCATCGCCTATCTGAGCGCGCTGGCCATCGGAAGCGAAGGCCCTTGA
- the mtnA gene encoding S-methyl-5-thioribose-1-phosphate isomerase: protein MRSVEWHDGVLRLIDQRRLPHEMVILECETPEAVAEAIRTMAVRGAPAIGAAAAFGMALAALRSPASDRAALLRDLEAAARLLKASRPTAVNLFWAVDRMLRRAADEGLEDPQAVREALVAEAIRIAEEDVETNRRMGQYGATLIRDGDTILHHCNTGALATVDYGTALGVIRTAHEQGKRIHVLVDETRPRLQGARLTAWELLQLGIPFTVIADGAAGYFMRKGKVNIVLVGADRIAANGDVANKVGTYTLAVLAREHGIPFYVVAPTSTIDPNTPNGDAIPIEERDEREVLEIEGVPIAPRGARAANPAFDVTPARYITGIITEKGILYPPFDLHIRRALGLEQEDLRDVVALRGL, encoded by the coding sequence ATGCGCAGCGTGGAATGGCACGACGGCGTCCTGCGGCTGATCGATCAACGGCGGTTGCCCCATGAGATGGTCATCCTGGAGTGCGAGACCCCCGAGGCCGTCGCCGAGGCCATCCGCACGATGGCCGTCCGGGGGGCCCCGGCCATCGGCGCCGCGGCCGCCTTCGGGATGGCCCTGGCGGCCCTCCGCAGCCCTGCCTCAGACCGCGCGGCGTTGCTGCGGGACCTGGAAGCGGCGGCCCGGTTGCTGAAGGCCTCCCGCCCCACCGCGGTGAACCTGTTCTGGGCGGTGGATCGGATGCTCCGCCGGGCCGCGGACGAGGGGCTGGAGGATCCCCAGGCCGTGCGCGAGGCGCTGGTGGCCGAGGCCATCCGGATCGCCGAGGAGGACGTGGAGACCAACCGTCGGATGGGACAGTATGGAGCGACCCTCATCCGGGACGGCGACACCATCCTGCATCACTGCAACACGGGGGCCCTGGCCACGGTGGATTACGGCACGGCTCTGGGAGTGATCCGCACCGCCCACGAACAGGGCAAGCGCATCCACGTGCTGGTGGATGAAACTCGCCCGCGCCTGCAGGGCGCCCGGCTGACCGCCTGGGAGTTGCTGCAGCTGGGCATCCCCTTCACCGTGATCGCCGACGGGGCCGCCGGCTACTTCATGCGCAAGGGGAAAGTGAACATCGTCCTGGTAGGGGCGGACCGCATCGCCGCCAACGGCGACGTGGCCAACAAGGTCGGCACCTACACCCTGGCGGTCCTGGCCCGGGAGCATGGGATCCCCTTCTATGTGGTGGCCCCCACCTCCACCATCGATCCGAACACCCCCAACGGCGACGCCATCCCCATCGAGGAGCGGGATGAGCGGGAGGTGCTGGAGATCGAGGGGGTGCCCATCGCGCCCCGAGGGGCCCGGGCGGCCAACCCCGCCTTCGATGTCACCCCCGCCCGTTACATCACCGGCATCATCACCGAAAAGGGGATCCTTTATCCGCCCTTCGACCTGCACATCCGACGGGCCCTCGGCCTCGAGCAGGAGGATCTCCGGGATGTGGTTGCGCTGCGCGGCCTGTAG
- a CDS encoding glycoside hydrolase family 57 protein: MAPIGAFTFVLHAHIPYCRRAGRWPHGEEWLHEAIAETYLPLLDALYDLHEEGVPARLTLSLTPVLAEQLADPLIQEHFIEYAQDRRSRAEQDVARFEAEGNPHLRELARFYVDYYDRRLRSFIHRYGRDLIGAFRRLQEAGVIELITSAATHGYLPLLSRDSSIRGQLRTGIRTYRRFFGRDPFSIWLPECAYRPAYRLPDGTIRPGLEYFLAREGLRLFFAETHAVEGGRPVGKAAGDAIGPYGQIVRHYVIPFEAIEGVRGTTYRPYYVARTDVPGGEHSGVAVVARNNRTGMQVWSADWGYPGDFDYREFHKKDGRSGLQYWRVTGKVDLGEKDYYHPEWAAAKVEQHAGHFVDLVHDLLREFHRSTGQVGLIASNYDAELFGHWWFEGVDWIRAVLRRLAQSQEVWLATAREFLEAYPPTEVLALPESSWGLGGGHWTWDNPETHWMWEPIHEAEARMERLAARYPEADAETARVLNQAARELLLLQASDWPFLVTTGQARAYAIERFTTHLERFEALCRSVEVGRPDGDLAEAYWELDKVFPDLDYRWWAPA; the protein is encoded by the coding sequence ATGGCGCCGATCGGAGCGTTCACCTTCGTCCTCCACGCCCACATCCCCTATTGCCGGCGCGCCGGGCGCTGGCCCCACGGGGAGGAGTGGCTCCACGAGGCGATCGCCGAGACCTACCTCCCCTTGCTGGACGCCCTCTATGACCTGCACGAGGAGGGGGTCCCGGCCCGTCTGACCCTGAGCCTCACGCCGGTGCTGGCGGAGCAGCTGGCGGATCCGCTCATCCAGGAGCATTTCATCGAGTATGCGCAGGACCGGCGGAGTCGGGCGGAGCAGGATGTGGCCCGCTTCGAGGCCGAAGGGAATCCCCACCTGCGGGAGCTGGCACGCTTCTATGTGGACTACTACGATCGACGGCTGCGAAGTTTCATCCATCGTTACGGTCGGGACCTCATCGGAGCATTCCGGCGCCTCCAGGAAGCCGGGGTGATCGAGCTGATCACCAGCGCGGCGACCCATGGCTATCTCCCCTTGCTCTCCCGGGATTCCTCCATCCGGGGCCAGCTGCGCACCGGCATCCGGACCTACCGGCGGTTCTTCGGGAGGGATCCCTTCTCCATCTGGCTCCCGGAGTGCGCTTACCGGCCCGCCTATCGCCTGCCGGACGGAACCATCCGGCCCGGCCTGGAATATTTCCTGGCCCGGGAGGGGCTCCGGCTGTTCTTCGCTGAAACCCATGCGGTGGAGGGAGGGCGCCCGGTGGGGAAAGCGGCGGGCGACGCCATCGGCCCCTACGGCCAGATCGTGCGCCATTACGTGATCCCCTTCGAGGCCATCGAAGGCGTCCGGGGCACCACCTACCGTCCGTATTATGTGGCCCGCACAGACGTCCCCGGCGGGGAACACTCCGGTGTGGCGGTGGTGGCCCGCAACAACCGCACGGGGATGCAGGTGTGGTCTGCTGACTGGGGCTACCCGGGCGATTTCGATTACCGGGAGTTCCACAAGAAGGACGGGCGCTCCGGCCTGCAATACTGGCGGGTGACCGGAAAAGTGGACCTGGGGGAGAAGGACTACTACCATCCGGAATGGGCGGCGGCCAAAGTGGAGCAACATGCAGGGCACTTCGTGGATCTGGTGCACGATCTGCTGCGGGAGTTCCATCGGTCCACCGGGCAGGTCGGCTTGATCGCCTCGAATTACGATGCTGAGCTGTTCGGCCACTGGTGGTTCGAGGGCGTGGACTGGATCCGGGCAGTGTTGCGGCGTCTGGCGCAGAGCCAGGAGGTCTGGCTGGCCACGGCCCGGGAGTTCCTGGAGGCCTACCCTCCGACGGAGGTGCTGGCCCTCCCGGAGTCCAGCTGGGGCCTGGGAGGGGGACACTGGACGTGGGACAACCCGGAGACCCACTGGATGTGGGAGCCGATCCACGAGGCCGAGGCGCGGATGGAGCGGCTGGCCGCACGATATCCGGAGGCGGACGCGGAGACCGCCCGAGTGCTCAACCAGGCCGCCCGGGAGCTGTTGCTCCTTCAGGCCAGCGACTGGCCCTTCCTCGTCACCACCGGCCAGGCCCGCGCCTACGCCATTGAGCGTTTCACCACCCACCTGGAGCGCTTCGAGGCCCTCTGCCGCTCAGTGGAGGTCGGACGACCGGATGGGGACCTGGCGGAGGCTTACTGGGAGCTGGACAAGGTGTTCCCGGATCTGGATTACCGGTGGTGGGCCCCCGCATGA
- a CDS encoding beta propeller repeat protein, translating into MSGDRLAREGFDLAFRISGHALAHSVVLLSVPLLLLNDHLLKARFPSFWTGKLSDFAGLFFFPFLVIPALALALGPLRLSPSRLADLGFGLTALSFAALKFSPPLNAAIATIVSALLGRPAVFALDPSDGIALIALIPSRWLWKRTARKVQVGQDAPPRWAWVAWILAMIASLATPPCPPELLVRRILVWRDHVYAGLTSVGSGHPTWVVSADGGETWQRMEGLPLWLQQEPVTLDWPIVRCRADQPSVCYRIPGPGRVEASTDGGQTWRTAWAPPWGRESFRKRLLSMFPIGCMKQIIDEGPYDLTFDPEGNRWLVALGTEGILILSPDRPWRIQDIQISGFGGFHITHTPYAAENLVGAAQITMTESYATVALALLFYQVQSYRAIARLRSAIGSAVRFSAPTPRRRSRAWIIFLIGIGLPIAIFFLSGLSMGLLPERTLEAIAPVFLKLIFLVLFILLSSGPPFLPLNTISLLLIIVSIILIWRLRRKWRALRESAPRPEAIRAVHREIVLAALGISPGAWAPFVAWAMGWIPLYEMALVGAILIAVSATIGSALRIRRWQKLLQSTNEPPKG; encoded by the coding sequence ATGAGCGGGGATCGCCTCGCGCGGGAGGGCTTCGATCTTGCCTTTCGGATCAGCGGGCATGCCCTGGCGCATTCGGTGGTCCTGCTGAGTGTGCCCCTCCTGCTCCTGAACGACCACCTTCTGAAAGCCCGCTTCCCCTCGTTCTGGACGGGCAAGCTGAGCGATTTCGCCGGGCTGTTCTTCTTCCCGTTTCTGGTGATCCCCGCCCTGGCGCTTGCGTTGGGCCCCCTTCGCCTCTCACCCTCTCGCCTTGCCGACCTGGGGTTCGGGCTGACCGCGCTTTCCTTCGCCGCCCTGAAGTTCTCCCCACCGTTGAACGCCGCCATCGCCACCATCGTCTCCGCCCTCCTGGGCCGTCCGGCGGTCTTCGCGCTGGATCCCTCCGATGGGATCGCGCTGATCGCGTTGATCCCTTCCCGCTGGCTCTGGAAGCGCACGGCCCGGAAGGTGCAGGTAGGTCAAGATGCTCCGCCCCGCTGGGCCTGGGTCGCCTGGATCCTGGCCATGATTGCTTCCCTCGCCACCCCTCCATGCCCACCGGAGCTTTTGGTGCGCCGCATTCTTGTGTGGAGGGACCACGTCTATGCGGGCCTGACCTCGGTGGGAAGCGGCCACCCCACGTGGGTGGTCAGCGCGGATGGGGGCGAGACATGGCAACGGATGGAGGGTCTACCCCTATGGCTCCAGCAGGAGCCCGTCACGCTTGACTGGCCAATCGTGCGCTGCCGCGCGGATCAGCCCTCCGTGTGCTACCGAATCCCTGGCCCGGGCCGGGTGGAAGCCAGCACGGACGGGGGGCAAACGTGGCGGACCGCTTGGGCACCCCCGTGGGGACGGGAGAGTTTCCGCAAGCGGCTGCTCAGCATGTTTCCGATCGGTTGCATGAAGCAGATCATTGACGAAGGACCCTATGATCTGACCTTCGATCCGGAGGGGAACCGATGGCTGGTGGCGCTGGGGACGGAGGGGATTCTCATTCTATCCCCGGACAGGCCGTGGCGCATACAGGATATTCAGATCAGCGGATTCGGGGGGTTCCACATCACCCACACGCCCTATGCGGCGGAAAATCTGGTTGGAGCAGCACAGATCACGATGACTGAGTCATATGCCACCGTGGCGCTGGCGCTGCTGTTCTACCAGGTCCAGAGCTACCGGGCGATCGCACGCCTGAGGTCCGCCATCGGCTCGGCCGTTCGTTTCTCTGCGCCGACGCCCCGCCGTCGGAGTCGGGCGTGGATCATCTTCTTGATTGGGATCGGCCTCCCGATCGCCATATTTTTCCTCTCCGGCCTGTCCATGGGCCTCCTGCCGGAGCGGACCCTTGAAGCGATAGCCCCTGTATTTCTAAAGCTAATCTTCCTGGTTTTATTTATCCTCCTGTCGAGTGGACCTCCATTTCTGCCTCTGAATACCATCAGCCTGCTCCTCATAATCGTTTCAATTATCCTGATCTGGAGGCTGCGGAGGAAGTGGCGGGCGCTGCGGGAGAGCGCGCCGCGCCCGGAGGCCATCCGGGCCGTCCATCGGGAGATCGTCCTGGCTGCATTGGGGATCTCGCCAGGGGCCTGGGCGCCTTTCGTCGCCTGGGCCATGGGATGGATCCCGCTGTATGAGATGGCGCTGGTAGGGGCAATCCTCATCGCTGTCAGCGCCACGATCGGGAGCGCCTTACGGATCCGGCGATGGCAGAAACTGCTACAATCTACAAACGAGCCTCCCAAGGGTTGA
- the thrC gene encoding threonine synthase produces MWLRCAACSHQWPYLRFEVRCPRCGGDWLDVIYDLEAVRQRWDRLLRHRPFTMWRYRELLPLRQDLHIVTMEEGGTPLLRAENLGLMLGRPRLYIKDERQNPTGSFKDRQASLAISVAREAGLQEMVVASTGNVAISYAAYCARAGIQLWAFLVSSAPADKMREVALYGAEVIKVTGTYDQTKQVAAQFAERRGLFLDRGIRSLAARESMKTIAFEIAEQLGWRAPDWYIQAVSGGMGPIGVWKGFQELRAMGLVDRIPRIGVIQAEGCAPIVESFRLGLEQARVVRTPRTRIATLATGDPGPAYPVLRRIVQETGGAMETVSDEETYRAMHLLAKMEGLSMEPAAAAAFAGAFKLIASGHIRPEETVVINASGHTFPVEKFALGEGWVYTLEAPAAPSEGFLIALDQLDPRSRRVLIVDDDPDAVRLIRRILQSRGTFYVEAVDRGDEALERIRRDPPDVILLDLMMPGMDGFAVLEALKADERLRRIPVLVITARSLAPEERARLRQQAYAVLEKGMFTDENLIEDMLAALHPS; encoded by the coding sequence ATGTGGTTGCGCTGCGCGGCCTGTAGCCATCAGTGGCCTTACCTTCGCTTTGAGGTCCGCTGTCCGCGCTGCGGAGGCGACTGGCTGGACGTGATCTACGACCTGGAGGCCGTCCGCCAGCGGTGGGATCGGCTGCTCCGCCACCGTCCCTTCACCATGTGGCGCTACCGGGAGCTCCTCCCCCTGCGCCAGGATCTTCACATCGTGACAATGGAGGAGGGGGGCACGCCGCTGCTGCGGGCGGAGAACCTGGGGCTGATGCTGGGCCGGCCTCGCCTCTACATCAAAGACGAGCGCCAGAACCCCACGGGCTCCTTTAAGGACCGACAGGCCTCCCTGGCCATCTCCGTGGCCCGGGAGGCGGGCCTGCAGGAGATGGTGGTCGCCTCCACCGGGAACGTGGCGATCTCGTATGCCGCCTACTGCGCCCGGGCCGGCATCCAGCTGTGGGCCTTCCTGGTGAGCTCGGCCCCCGCCGACAAGATGCGGGAGGTCGCCCTATACGGGGCGGAGGTCATCAAGGTGACCGGGACCTACGACCAGACCAAGCAGGTGGCGGCCCAGTTCGCCGAGCGACGCGGGCTGTTCCTGGATCGGGGGATCCGGAGCCTGGCCGCCCGCGAGAGCATGAAGACCATCGCCTTCGAGATCGCCGAGCAGCTGGGCTGGCGGGCGCCGGACTGGTATATCCAGGCGGTGAGCGGTGGGATGGGGCCCATCGGCGTGTGGAAAGGGTTCCAGGAGCTGAGGGCCATGGGCCTGGTGGACCGGATCCCCCGCATCGGGGTGATCCAGGCGGAGGGCTGCGCGCCCATTGTGGAATCGTTCCGCCTGGGCCTGGAGCAGGCCCGGGTGGTCCGCACCCCGCGCACCCGCATCGCCACCCTGGCCACCGGTGACCCCGGCCCGGCTTACCCGGTGCTGCGCCGCATCGTTCAGGAGACCGGGGGGGCCATGGAGACGGTGAGCGATGAGGAGACCTACCGGGCGATGCATCTGCTGGCCAAGATGGAAGGCCTCTCCATGGAGCCAGCGGCGGCGGCGGCCTTCGCCGGGGCCTTCAAGCTGATCGCCTCCGGTCACATCCGGCCGGAGGAGACGGTGGTCATCAACGCCTCCGGGCACACCTTCCCCGTGGAGAAGTTCGCCTTAGGGGAAGGATGGGTTTACACGCTGGAAGCTCCCGCGGCCCCCTCGGAGGGGTTCCTCATCGCCCTGGACCAGCTGGACCCGCGCAGCCGGCGGGTGCTGATCGTGGACGACGACCCGGACGCGGTGCGGCTGATCCGGCGGATCCTGCAATCCCGGGGGACCTTCTACGTGGAGGCGGTGGATCGAGGCGATGAGGCGCTGGAGCGGATCCGCAGGGATCCTCCCGATGTGATCCTCCTGGATCTGATGATGCCGGGGATGGACGGCTTCGCCGTGCTGGAGGCCCTGAAGGCGGATGAACGGCTGCGTCGCATCCCGGTCCTGGTGATCACCGCCCGGAGCCTGGCCCCGGAGGAGCGGGCCCGCCTGCGCCAGCAGGCGTATGCCGTGCTGGAGAAAGGGATGTTCACCGACGAGAACCTGATTGAGGACATGCTGGCAGCTCTGCACCCCTCATAG
- a CDS encoding polyribonucleotide nucleotidyltransferase, whose protein sequence is MRREKHVFKTMVGDKEIVIETGYFAWQANGAVIVRVGDTMILATATMAKEPREGIDFFPLSVDFEERLYAAGRIPGSFQRREGKPSENAILTARLVDRPLRPLFPKDLRNDVQIILTSLSADPEYHLDIPSIIAASAALTISDIPWFGPVGAVRVGYIDGQFVINPTVSQMEHSRLDLRLAGTADAVIMVEAGANEIPEDLMVEAIRLGHEAMQPLIALQEEMRAAIGKPKATYKAFSISEEVRQAVRARLDHQIAEILDTYFDKDKRNEALDELEEEILQALSEYEQAQVKESFHEALREEVRRRILEEGRRPDGRGPKDIRPIWCEVDVAPRAHGSAIFTRGDTQVLSVATLATLAEQQELDTLAPEETKRYIHHYNFPPFSTGEVRVLRGASRREIGHGALAERALLPVIPPEEEFPYTIRVVSEVLSSNGSTSMASVCGSTLALMDAGVPIRKPVSGVAMGLVTADETWRKYVILTDIQGMEDHLGDMDFKVAGTADGITALQMDVKIKGLPYHVLAEALHQAREARLYILEKMLEVLPAPRPELKPHAPRIFTVHIPVEKIGALIGPGGKTIRKIQEETHTQIDIEEDGTVHIAATSLADAESARLKIEAYAEEPQVGKIYLGKVIRITDFGAFVEILPGEVGMVHISQIADQKVNRIEDVVRVGDQILVMVTHIDEDGKIRLSRQAVLEGLSVEEAQQRDRLLAAKAAPKGKGKPGEERPLAGRVKIVKRASGER, encoded by the coding sequence ATGAGGCGAGAGAAGCATGTTTTCAAAACGATGGTCGGCGACAAGGAGATCGTCATTGAGACCGGCTACTTCGCTTGGCAGGCCAACGGCGCGGTGATCGTCCGCGTCGGCGACACGATGATCCTGGCCACCGCCACCATGGCGAAGGAGCCGCGGGAGGGCATCGATTTCTTCCCCCTGAGCGTGGATTTCGAGGAACGGCTCTATGCGGCGGGTCGCATCCCCGGCAGCTTCCAGCGTCGGGAGGGCAAGCCCTCGGAGAACGCCATCCTCACCGCCCGCCTGGTGGATCGCCCCCTCCGACCCCTGTTCCCCAAAGACCTACGCAATGACGTCCAGATCATCCTGACCAGCCTCTCCGCGGATCCGGAATATCACCTGGATATTCCTTCGATCATCGCGGCCTCGGCGGCCTTGACCATCTCGGACATCCCCTGGTTCGGGCCGGTGGGGGCGGTGCGCGTGGGCTACATCGACGGGCAGTTCGTGATCAACCCCACGGTCAGCCAGATGGAGCACAGCCGGTTGGACCTGCGGCTGGCGGGCACAGCGGACGCGGTGATCATGGTCGAGGCGGGGGCCAATGAGATCCCCGAGGACCTGATGGTGGAGGCGATCCGCCTGGGCCACGAGGCCATGCAGCCGCTGATCGCCCTCCAGGAGGAGATGCGGGCCGCCATCGGCAAGCCCAAGGCCACCTACAAGGCCTTCTCCATCTCCGAGGAGGTTCGCCAGGCTGTCCGCGCCCGCCTGGATCACCAGATCGCGGAGATCCTGGACACGTATTTCGACAAGGACAAGCGGAACGAGGCGCTGGACGAGCTGGAGGAGGAGATCCTCCAGGCCCTCTCCGAGTATGAGCAGGCCCAGGTGAAGGAGAGCTTCCACGAGGCGCTGCGGGAGGAGGTGCGCCGCCGCATCCTGGAGGAGGGCCGCCGGCCGGACGGGCGCGGCCCGAAGGACATCCGGCCCATCTGGTGCGAGGTAGACGTGGCGCCCCGAGCCCACGGCTCGGCCATCTTCACCCGGGGCGACACCCAGGTCCTCTCGGTGGCCACCCTGGCCACCCTGGCCGAACAGCAGGAGCTGGACACGCTGGCCCCTGAGGAGACCAAGCGCTACATCCACCATTACAACTTCCCACCCTTCTCCACCGGTGAGGTGCGAGTGCTGCGCGGGGCCTCCCGGCGGGAGATCGGGCACGGCGCCCTGGCGGAGCGAGCGCTGCTGCCGGTGATCCCGCCGGAGGAGGAGTTCCCTTACACCATCCGGGTGGTGAGCGAGGTGCTCTCCTCCAACGGCTCCACCTCCATGGCCAGCGTCTGCGGCTCCACCCTCGCCCTGATGGACGCCGGGGTCCCGATCCGCAAGCCGGTCTCCGGTGTGGCCATGGGCCTGGTGACCGCCGATGAGACCTGGCGGAAATACGTGATCCTCACCGACATCCAGGGGATGGAGGATCACCTGGGGGACATGGACTTCAAGGTGGCCGGCACGGCGGATGGGATCACCGCCCTGCAGATGGATGTCAAGATCAAGGGGCTGCCCTACCACGTGCTGGCCGAGGCCCTTCATCAGGCCCGTGAGGCCCGCCTTTACATCCTGGAGAAGATGCTGGAGGTCCTGCCCGCCCCGCGGCCGGAGCTCAAGCCGCACGCCCCGCGCATCTTCACCGTCCATATTCCGGTGGAGAAGATCGGCGCCCTCATCGGGCCGGGCGGGAAGACCATCCGCAAGATCCAGGAGGAGACCCATACCCAGATCGACATCGAGGAGGACGGGACGGTCCACATCGCCGCCACCAGCCTGGCCGACGCCGAGAGCGCCCGCCTCAAGATCGAGGCCTACGCCGAGGAACCCCAGGTGGGCAAGATCTACCTGGGGAAGGTCATCCGCATCACCGACTTCGGGGCCTTCGTGGAGATCCTCCCCGGCGAGGTGGGGATGGTCCACATCTCCCAGATCGCCGACCAGAAGGTGAACCGCATCGAGGACGTGGTGCGCGTGGGCGACCAGATCCTGGTGATGGTCACCCACATCGACGAGGACGGCAAGATCCGCCTCTCCCGCCAGGCGGTGCTGGAGGGGCTCTCGGTGGAGGAGGCCCAGCAACGGGATCGGCTGCTGGCCGCGAAGGCCGCGCCCAAAGGGAAGGGGAAGCCTGGCGAGGAGCGTCCCCTGGCCGGCCGTGTGAAGATCGTCAAACGGGCTTCCGGCGAGCGCTGA